The Mycolicibacterium mageritense genome contains a region encoding:
- the ccsB gene encoding c-type cytochrome biogenesis protein CcsB: MNSEHIDIGLARYSDWAFTSSVVVLVGALLLLAVELAYSRGRKVDERSREEEMAGASVRVGATVGAESATPGVVLEEPKRPFDERIGQSGLALVYVGIGLLLVCIVLRGLATSRVPWGNMYEFINLTCFSGLVAGAVVLRKAQYRTLWVFVLVPVLILLTVSGRWLYTNAAPVMPALQSYWLPIHVSVVSLGSGVFLVAGVASILFLLKMSPLADRDNAVGRMIQRLPDGRTLDRIAYRTTIFAFPVFGFGVIFGAIWAEEAWGRYWGWDPKETVSFIAWVVYAAYLHARSTAGWRDRKAAWINVIGFVAMVFNLFFINLVTVGLHSYAGVG; this comes from the coding sequence ATGAATAGCGAACACATCGACATCGGGCTGGCCCGGTACTCCGACTGGGCGTTCACGTCCTCGGTGGTGGTGCTCGTGGGCGCCCTGCTGCTGTTGGCCGTCGAACTGGCCTACAGCCGCGGTCGCAAGGTCGATGAGCGCTCGCGCGAAGAGGAGATGGCTGGGGCATCCGTCCGAGTCGGCGCGACCGTCGGGGCCGAAAGTGCCACCCCGGGCGTCGTCCTCGAAGAACCCAAGCGGCCGTTCGACGAGCGCATCGGGCAGTCCGGTCTGGCGCTGGTCTACGTCGGTATCGGGTTGCTGCTGGTGTGCATCGTGCTGCGCGGCCTTGCCACCTCGCGGGTGCCGTGGGGCAACATGTACGAGTTCATCAACCTGACCTGCTTCTCGGGCCTGGTGGCCGGGGCTGTCGTGCTGCGCAAGGCGCAATACCGCACGTTGTGGGTTTTCGTGCTGGTGCCGGTGCTGATCCTGCTGACGGTTTCGGGCCGCTGGCTCTACACCAATGCCGCGCCGGTGATGCCTGCGTTGCAAAGCTATTGGCTGCCGATCCACGTCTCGGTCGTGAGCCTCGGCTCGGGCGTCTTCCTGGTTGCCGGCGTGGCCAGCATCCTGTTCCTGTTGAAGATGTCGCCGCTGGCCGACCGTGACAATGCGGTGGGCCGCATGATCCAGCGGCTGCCGGACGGCCGCACGCTCGACCGCATCGCTTATCGGACGACGATCTTCGCGTTCCCCGTGTTCGGGTTCGGCGTGATCTTCGGCGCAATCTGGGCCGAGGAGGCGTGGGGCCGCTACTGGGGCTGGGATCCGAAGGAAACCGTGTCGTTCATCGCGTGGGTGGTCTACGCCGCGTACCTGCACGCGCGGTCCACGGCCGGCTGGCGCGATCGCAAGGCGGCCTGGATCAACGTGATCGGCTTTGTCGCGATGGTCTTCAACCTGTTCTTCATCAACCTGGTCACGGTCGGTCTGCACTCGTACGCCGGCGTCGGCTAG